The genomic region ACACCAAAGATCTGCCAGACTATTTTCTACAGGCGTCCCGGTACAAGCAATTCTAAATTTAGCTTTTTGTTTTTTAGCTGCTTTTGTAGATTGTGCATTCGGTGTTTTAATTTTCTGCGCTTCATCGCAAATCATGAATGTAAATTCTTGCCTACCCAAACTAAACTCATAATCGCGAACTGTCTCATAAGTTGTTAAAACTACTTTTGCAGATCCAATCCAATTCGGTATTAGAAAATTTGTAATCTTTTTTTCAAGTAATGCTTGATCAATAAACTTCTTAGGCTGCTTTCTTACTGTTAATCCATCAGCATGAAGTAATAATATTTCTGGGAAATTATTAAAGAAGTTTTTTGCTTCATTCTTCCAGTTTTGCATTAAAACAGGAGGGGCAACAATTAAAGATGGCGCCGCGGTAGGATGACGCTCATAAAACCAAGAAAGCAAAGATAAAAGCTGTAGTGTTTTACCTAAACCCATATCGTCTGCAAGTAGGGCCCCTCTACAGTACTCGGGGGCCTTTGAGTACAGGTATTGCATCCAAGCCAAGCCTTCTAACTGGTGTTTCTTAAGCTTGATATTGTCTTTCAAATCACTAGGAAGCTGAGGAGAAAATCCTTCTGGTACTTTTAAAATTGACTCACGCAAAGCCTCTGAATCAGTTTCAGTGTAATCAAGCTGTGTGATATTGACCTTCACTAAAAGGGTAGGCTTTAGCCCCTTACTTGTTGTTATAGGTGGATTGGGTCCATCCGGCCCAATTGGTGGATCGCCACCGGGGGGCTGTGGTCCTGGCCCAGGCGGTAATGGTGGCTGCGGAACTGGCCCAGGAGGCACTGGGTTTGGTCCAGGAGGCACTGGGTTTGGATCAATACTTGGGTCAATAATGCCAAGCAATATCTTTAATTCCTTAATTAGTCCAATTGCATCTGTAATTGATAGCGGCATTGGCAAGACTGGATCAACCACTTTATCAACTTCAGAAGCTTGAGCCTGGGCAACTTTAATTTCAAAGGCTTTAATCCACTCGCCATCGACTGCAATACAAACTGGAGGTGTGCCTGGAACTAAAGGAACACATATAAGAGGATTAGGTGCCCATGAGGAATCATCGCCACCTTCTTTTTTAATATAAACAGAATAGATTGGCTTGGCAAAGCCTATGCCATCAACTCGATCTGAATACTTAAACTCATATACATCATTAAAGTCTATAAAGTTTTTAACTTGCTCCTTCCAAACATTGAGCCAGCATTTAGCCATATCTAATGTTTGATACAAAGCGCCATCTACATCAATGACAAAATTACGCCAGGTAAAAAATTGTCGGTCATCTGATAAAGCCCCGTCTATTTCATTTATGAGAATACCAAGCTCATATGCTGTTGAAATAACGCTACGATCTACTTTTGACATTCCATCGTTCAAATTTTGATAAATGGCTGCCGTAATACCTTCAATCGCAGCCCCAACAACATTGGGGTGCAGGGAAATACGTGTTGAAAATAATCCAGCCTCTTCTTTTGCCTCTTGTATTTGATTTTCATCAAGCGCTTTAGATGCGGCCTCACCTAAATAGGCAAATGGATTTCGTAAAAATGCTTCAGCTCGGCTACCAGCAACTTTTCTACCTTCAAACTGAGTCTTAATCACCGTCAACACATCTCTGATTGCCTCTGGAAAAATGATGCGGGTTCTACCCGCCGATGTTTTAAAATCAATATGCTCAGGAATGAAGTTAAAGGCATCAAATTTGGGCATCCAATCTTCTGGCGCACCATCAAAGTAAGGCTCTATTGTCACAACACTAGTACCAAGAGCTTGAGCTCTTATGTAACGCATTTTCAATAAGTCTGGAACTAAAACAATGGTCGATATTAAGTAAGGGGAAAGCTCTGCATTAGCTAATAGAGCAAATTTGCGCACCTCACCCCACAGAGACTCATTCTTCGATTGAGTTCGAGCCCCATCTGAAAAGCCATCGTTGCGACCAATGAGGTCTAATAGTTGCCATACCTCTTTTGTTTGAAGCAAAAATCCAGAGCTCTCAATAAATGCCCCACCACTATACTTTTTAAGACCCACACCTTTACCTTTACGATCAGGATCACGCCATCCATCGACCCTTAATCTAAAAAAACTATCTGAAACTGTCCCAACCTCACCTAAAACTGGGACCGAATAGTCAAACCCTGGAAGTGCAAGTAAATACAAAGAGTCTTCATGCTCAACATCACTAAGAATCTGGTAAAGACTAGTCCAAGGTATCTGTAATTCTGATTCGTTAATTGAAGCCAACCTGTCAGAAACAAGTTGAGTGAAGTAGATAAGCTGCTGACTTCCAGTGGTGGGATCAGTTGCAAAATCCATTAACTTAGAAGATGTACTAACTCCCTCATTTAATCCGAATGAGTATGAAACTGTATCCTGGGAGAAGCTAGGCTGTGTTAATTTCTGAGAGGATACTTGGGTACCCATACCCTCAAAGACATTTTGCACGTCAGGACGTAAATTAAATAGCCTACTTAAAAAATTCATTAGAAATATTTATCGATAGAAAAACTTGTTGTTGTTGAGGTTAGCTTACCAGCTCTAGCATCATCAAATATACCAAATGCAGGAAGTTGATAAGTTCTAGCATTAAATTGCCAACCTTCTCTGTGAACAATATCAGGCCCCCTTGAGCTACCACTGTAATAACGCTCCTTAAGGCCTCTTTCACTAGTAGATGCATCTAAGCTTGATGCATTTACATTAAATGTATTTTCCGATTTTTTATAAACATAACAACCACCATGAGGATTAAACTCAACAATCAAATGTCCGTTAATTTCCATAATAAAAGCATCTAATCCAGATTCGCCATTAGCTCCTGAAAGATTTGCATATGATTCAACATCATTTTTAAAATGCTCTTTTAATTCAGGATGTGAGTTTAAATATCGACGCATATCATCTCCCAATACAAGCCTAGTAAAAGTAATCTGGTTAATATATTGCATCCAAAAATTTAATCTTCCATGAGGATCAGGAACACCACGTCTCTTCAAAAGCTCAAAAAATAAGCGAAGATTTGCTTCTTGTACCCAAGTTAGAACCATACGCCATGTTGGATCTGCTACATGAATCCACTTTGATGCGCCTGTACTTCTCAGTTTTGGATTTTTCCATACTACTAGAGCAAAGTCTTTTAACTCAATATGCTCTCGGATATCAGATGAGGCTCTATAGCGATCAAGTAGTGCCCGTAATCCATTATCGAGATAAGAGGGGTGTCTATTCAAGAGTGAAATAATTAAGGGTATTGATTCCTTAAACTTCGCATCTGACTGAGATAAAGAGGTTTTCAGGCAAGATTTAAAAAACTCATCCCAAAACCAACTAGCATCTGGAATTTGTAATTCAAGCTTAATTTGCTTTACTCTAGCTTCACTGCCAGACAGCCACTCAGCGCCGTACATATCGCATGGAGATTCAGATAACAGATGCAAATTTGCATCAATACTCTTCATCCAATTAGTGGAGAAAGAAGCGTTTTTCATTACGTATGGCCAAGACTTAGAAAGAAAGTTTCTGATTAATCTTTGTGAACTAAAAAAACTATCGCCTTGATAATATGATTTTTGAGCCTGAAAGTAGGATTGAAACACTCCAAACCAAAATATTCCATCAATTAAATCATTTTCAAACTCTTGCGCGTAGCGATTAAGCAATGCTCTAAGTTTTTCATTATCTGTGGCTACAGAAACACCACCTAATTCAGCTATTGGCTTAGTAAGGACAAATGAAATAATTTCATATTCTCCGGGATTACCTGCTAGAGAGCCATTGAGATAGTCTCTAGCAGCAGCATACGCAACCTCATCTTTTGGTTTTAAGATAAAAGTAAATTCATCTGTTATTTTTTTATGGACTTTTGCTAGCCTTGGATGTGACTCACCGTGATCTCTCCTCAGCTCATACTGAAAAGAGTTATTTAGGTTCGCTAGTGAATGTTTTAATAAGTCAGTGAAGGACATACGCCAAAGTCTTTTCCTGATAAATTAATCGAGGACTCTTCTCGTCTTTTTTTATCATCACCTAACTGCCAAAATTCAAGCTTTAACTCAGCTCTCCTGCTTTCCTCATCACTTCTTTTCTGTGAGTTAAATGAGAATCCACCAACAAGGAAAAGACTTTTAACCTGATTTTTATCATCTAGAGATAATCCACCAGTGCCATCAGCATCTGTTTTGGCAAGCTCACAGACAACCTCTTTACTTCTTTTTAAAGAAAGATCAAGATTGGTCATATAGTTACCTGTTTTGCTGGTGTACCCTTCAACGATAACTCGCCTGAAAAACTGCTTACATTGATTATTCTTAACTGTACTAAGTACAGTTGGTATGTAATCCCTTAGAAATTTTGATGCTTCAGAGTTAATGCGATGTTTACCATCTTCAAATTTAACAATTGATCCCAAATCAATTCGAATAGCATCGCCTTTACTATACTCAATACGTGCCTGCCCAGAAAAACGTTGATCGGCAATACTTTGTAAGTCTTTTGCGCAAGCAGAAATAGTTGCTTCCCGAGCTTTTACAGCGGTATCTTGAGTCTCATATTTCTTTTTGAGCATCACAATAGTCACGGCCATTACAACCAAGAATAGAGTCATGCATGCAGTCATTAAGTCAGCATAAGAAATCCAAAAGGGCTTCTCCCCTTCATCTTTATTAGATTTTTTAATAGGTCTCGGGTTAAACATTACTCAGACTTCTTAAGCTTAGCGACTGACATGAGCATTGACTGGACAGCGCCCTCTAAGGCGCTTAGTGAACCAGTCAATAAGGTATCGGATGAAACCTTTAAATTCTCGACCTGAGCAACCATCTCCTGTCCAAATTGTTTGAAAGAGCCCTCAAGAACTGCGTTAACTTGATTTAAATAATCTACGCTCTGCTTTTCAGCAGTTTTTAATGAACCTAAAATTCTCTCAAGATCAGATAACATTTGACTACTCAAACCCACTTCTTTTTTGGCGTTATCAACTAAATTCTGAAGTTGTAACACATAGCCTTGAACTGATTCTCGAGACTCATCATATTTCTCAAAGGCTGTTCTCACGGAGGATGAGGCTAGTTGTAAAGTGGAAGCAGTTTGCTCTAGTTGATCAGTAACAACGCGACTCTTATCAAATACCCCACCAATACTATCCCCTGCCTTTGTAAAGCGTTCTGCTGCTTCACGCATAACTAACGCCCCATCATTCATTCCAGAAATAGCGCCAGTAGCAGCATTCTGTATCGCCCGTATATTTTCTTCGGTTTTGAACGCTGCAGTCTTAACATCATCCATCAATTGAACGACGTTATCTGTCAATCCACTATACAACCCCTCAGTTTCAGCTACCATACGCTCAGTCCGTGCTTTATCAGCAACAGCTTGATTTTCTCTTTCTGTAGATATTACAGAAATTGATTTTTCGAGCTCAGAAAGTATTTTTTGCATGGTCTCATCCATGGCTTCTTTAGTTTGGCTTTGCTGCTCAAGAATTAACTTTCTTAATTCCTCAACAAAACTTCGCAATTGCACATTCATTTGCTCCTGTGCTAAGGCTGCTTTTGACATTGACTCTTCCATCTTCGCTGACATTTCCGATGTAGCTTTTTGACCAGCTCCAGAAATATCTGTGATTAAACGAGTCATGGCTTCTTGAACCATAGTCATAGAGTCTGATGATTTTTGAATTGCTGAATTAATATTTTGAATCTGAGATCCAAAGGTTTCATCAATT from Polynucleobacter antarcticus harbors:
- the zorA gene encoding anti-phage ZorAB system protein ZorA produces the protein MSLLANLNWLILVPVFAVIGFLLSRFITQYQNPAKKIQLELVKIADGLQRYKKENNQILEISNLKPIFSAEPFKHLWAEYEDTLHLVRAPDGEPISIRATSTSEIYFSKESVVDTQIDADFYRHLPGILTGVGIIGTFSGLVVGLFQFNPAEPDRTLEFLLHEVTSAFIGSGLAIFAAIFLTYFEKKTLNKCYRLLETVNNRIDDLFSKGVGEEYLYRLVSASEKSSANTASLKDALIDDLKLLMHEVADKQINAQLQSAQNISSQISGAIKDSLDAPMKDLMDVVAKASGEQGGAVTGMLENLLSAFMAKIDETFGSQIQNINSAIQKSSDSMTMVQEAMTRLITDISGAGQKATSEMSAKMEESMSKAALAQEQMNVQLRSFVEELRKLILEQQSQTKEAMDETMQKILSELEKSISVISTERENQAVADKARTERMVAETEGLYSGLTDNVVQLMDDVKTAAFKTEENIRAIQNAATGAISGMNDGALVMREAAERFTKAGDSIGGVFDKSRVVTDQLEQTASTLQLASSSVRTAFEKYDESRESVQGYVLQLQNLVDNAKKEVGLSSQMLSDLERILGSLKTAEKQSVDYLNQVNAVLEGSFKQFGQEMVAQVENLKVSSDTLLTGSLSALEGAVQSMLMSVAKLKKSE
- a CDS encoding flagellar motor protein MotB; this encodes MFNPRPIKKSNKDEGEKPFWISYADLMTACMTLFLVVMAVTIVMLKKKYETQDTAVKAREATISACAKDLQSIADQRFSGQARIEYSKGDAIRIDLGSIVKFEDGKHRINSEASKFLRDYIPTVLSTVKNNQCKQFFRRVIVEGYTSKTGNYMTNLDLSLKRSKEVVCELAKTDADGTGGLSLDDKNQVKSLFLVGGFSFNSQKRSDEESRRAELKLEFWQLGDDKKRREESSINLSGKDFGVCPSLTY
- a CDS encoding EH signature domain-containing protein translates to MSFTDLLKHSLANLNNSFQYELRRDHGESHPRLAKVHKKITDEFTFILKPKDEVAYAAARDYLNGSLAGNPGEYEIISFVLTKPIAELGGVSVATDNEKLRALLNRYAQEFENDLIDGIFWFGVFQSYFQAQKSYYQGDSFFSSQRLIRNFLSKSWPYVMKNASFSTNWMKSIDANLHLLSESPCDMYGAEWLSGSEARVKQIKLELQIPDASWFWDEFFKSCLKTSLSQSDAKFKESIPLIISLLNRHPSYLDNGLRALLDRYRASSDIREHIELKDFALVVWKNPKLRSTGASKWIHVADPTWRMVLTWVQEANLRLFFELLKRRGVPDPHGRLNFWMQYINQITFTRLVLGDDMRRYLNSHPELKEHFKNDVESYANLSGANGESGLDAFIMEINGHLIVEFNPHGGCYVYKKSENTFNVNASSLDASTSERGLKERYYSGSSRGPDIVHREGWQFNARTYQLPAFGIFDDARAGKLTSTTTSFSIDKYF
- a CDS encoding SNF2-related protein; translation: MNFLSRLFNLRPDVQNVFEGMGTQVSSQKLTQPSFSQDTVSYSFGLNEGVSTSSKLMDFATDPTTGSQQLIYFTQLVSDRLASINESELQIPWTSLYQILSDVEHEDSLYLLALPGFDYSVPVLGEVGTVSDSFFRLRVDGWRDPDRKGKGVGLKKYSGGAFIESSGFLLQTKEVWQLLDLIGRNDGFSDGARTQSKNESLWGEVRKFALLANAELSPYLISTIVLVPDLLKMRYIRAQALGTSVVTIEPYFDGAPEDWMPKFDAFNFIPEHIDFKTSAGRTRIIFPEAIRDVLTVIKTQFEGRKVAGSRAEAFLRNPFAYLGEAASKALDENQIQEAKEEAGLFSTRISLHPNVVGAAIEGITAAIYQNLNDGMSKVDRSVISTAYELGILINEIDGALSDDRQFFTWRNFVIDVDGALYQTLDMAKCWLNVWKEQVKNFIDFNDVYEFKYSDRVDGIGFAKPIYSVYIKKEGGDDSSWAPNPLICVPLVPGTPPVCIAVDGEWIKAFEIKVAQAQASEVDKVVDPVLPMPLSITDAIGLIKELKILLGIIDPSIDPNPVPPGPNPVPPGPVPQPPLPPGPGPQPPGGDPPIGPDGPNPPITTSKGLKPTLLVKVNITQLDYTETDSEALRESILKVPEGFSPQLPSDLKDNIKLKKHQLEGLAWMQYLYSKAPEYCRGALLADDMGLGKTLQLLSLLSWFYERHPTAAPSLIVAPPVLMQNWKNEAKNFFNNFPEILLLHADGLTVRKQPKKFIDQALLEKKITNFLIPNWIGSAKVVLTTYETVRDYEFSLGRQEFTFMICDEAQKIKTPNAQSTKAAKKQKAKFRIACTGTPVENSLADLWCLFDFIQPGLLGALDEFGRAYRKPIEAREAGDGKATEAIEQLRAKITPQILRRMKYEIADELPKKMIESNEEYEFDGSPRKRLGIPISNHQRNLYVQGLHQITASAQEKDAKKRSNISFAVLHFVRALCSEPYCLPKTTFAMDVAGVDAHLNNAPKLKWLLNTLEAISRKHEKVIIFTDIKEIQRSLVLFIRKRFDFSAQIINGDIDDRQDLIDAFQSREGFGVIILSPLAVGFGVNIVSANHVIHFTRTWNPAKEGQATDRAYRIGQTKDVHVYCPTITAQDFVTFDAKLDRLMTLKMDLAGDMLDGVGSDISGASLMPDGGPGGIKVDSEKLVDINRVDTLDGATFEVFCQLLFGAYPNKAYITPKQRGDGGIDIVVIGIDGKGLIGQCKHSTQSELGWDAVKEVAAGSPAYQARHPGVLFEKVAITNQRFNTTAIQQANTLGVKLIDRASLIELLSRAKLKQLVLDEVIFKFYMNSSKHTFN